One Synechococcus sp. PROS-9-1 DNA window includes the following coding sequences:
- a CDS encoding HlyD family efflux transporter periplasmic adaptor subunit: MDSQLAPKTSKKTEPKFRTNKRLGLGKQSLKFSRSIIWIMLVGSGIALFIGIVGKMDETVQVRGVIESSEGTEKIISPLTKVIKEVYVKNGQFVKAGDVLLLLENSEEVSQAKKAKSVFGQKELELASYKLRNNKNLGAEDFETFSVDDPDVLSVLQERANFLEMQDDIKSKNSMTELEQANFLVRQAARSLESKKKELITAKDISQRYQNLADLKAVSELQALEQSNKVDNLEATIESMAIELSKAKSRAQMQSLISSSADGRTELDSERLETSALEQRASAFNRLSELRNRIKLTVVKATVSGKVFNLGKASGQLVSTGEELLQVIPDDLDIAKLTIPDGNVGMLVPGMPVDLRLDAYSFSDFGALKGRLSDIGSSMLPPDKLSPRASYFPGKVSLEERFVKIAGKQIPLRSGMAVTAMIKIGEKPLISMIAKIFDKPKVEQF; encoded by the coding sequence ATGGACTCTCAACTAGCACCAAAAACATCAAAAAAGACTGAGCCAAAGTTCAGGACGAACAAACGACTTGGGCTAGGCAAGCAAAGCCTTAAGTTTTCCAGAAGTATTATCTGGATCATGCTCGTTGGCTCGGGCATCGCTCTTTTCATCGGAATTGTTGGAAAGATGGATGAAACAGTACAAGTGCGTGGGGTTATTGAGTCATCCGAAGGAACAGAAAAGATCATTTCCCCTCTAACTAAAGTCATCAAAGAAGTCTATGTAAAAAATGGTCAATTTGTTAAGGCTGGGGATGTACTATTACTCTTAGAAAATAGCGAAGAAGTTAGCCAAGCGAAGAAAGCGAAGTCTGTCTTCGGACAAAAAGAGCTGGAATTAGCATCGTATAAACTGAGAAATAATAAAAATCTTGGCGCAGAAGATTTTGAAACTTTTTCTGTGGATGATCCTGATGTCCTCTCTGTATTACAGGAACGTGCAAATTTTCTAGAAATGCAAGACGATATTAAAAGTAAGAATTCAATGACTGAACTTGAACAAGCAAATTTTCTCGTTAGACAAGCTGCAAGATCATTAGAAAGCAAGAAAAAAGAACTAATCACGGCTAAGGATATTAGTCAGCGTTACCAAAATCTCGCCGACCTAAAAGCTGTCTCAGAACTACAAGCTTTAGAGCAGTCTAACAAAGTTGATAATCTTGAAGCAACGATTGAAAGTATGGCTATTGAATTAAGTAAGGCAAAGAGTAGAGCTCAGATGCAAAGTTTAATTTCAAGTAGTGCTGACGGACGAACTGAACTTGATTCCGAAAGGCTAGAAACATCTGCGCTAGAGCAGCGCGCATCAGCATTCAACCGATTATCAGAACTACGTAATCGAATTAAGCTCACTGTTGTTAAAGCAACTGTATCAGGTAAAGTGTTTAATCTTGGCAAAGCATCTGGTCAATTAGTTTCAACAGGAGAGGAGTTACTTCAAGTGATCCCGGATGATTTGGACATCGCCAAGCTTACAATACCTGATGGGAATGTAGGTATGTTGGTGCCTGGGATGCCCGTTGATCTTCGTCTTGATGCCTATTCATTCTCTGATTTTGGTGCATTAAAAGGAAGGCTTTCTGATATAGGAAGTAGCATGTTGCCACCAGACAAACTCTCGCCACGTGCTTCTTACTTTCCTGGCAAAGTGAGCTTAGAAGAGAGATTCGTTAAAATTGCAGGAAAACAAATTCCCTTGAGATCAGGAATGGCAGTAACAGCGATGATCAAAATTGGTGAAAAGCCACTAATATCTATGATTGCAAAAATCTTTGACAAACCCAAAGTCGAGCAATTTTAA
- a CDS encoding peptidase domain-containing ABC transporter, with protein MTTSPDSKNSVNAPRILKLLNYFQPFKQLEENEKSFLSQNSELVRGKIGQTLLRAEETANFVYLLVEGRIRIVGKDLRTGDIETIELCAPGQSIGWVGVLRGRSCETALCSSSVISLRIDKRVISQIFSKSIQARKYWSSHAAKAELFEATSTVLKRHPDCKISTLQIIDQTIKTFRVCLANQKNAGELSKLNYLWYISGGQQHGKIIDKDLQNLFKEKATYRLVGIDKNALREALSGTKIDEENTETTINLFDEIRDLEETDLEIVEEDYEPEYIDDKEEIDLTYRKGKGPVEGSAACLRMLCETIGVPIKREMILRILRDQTERYGGITLPLAGAICETLGLRTQITSCKTSELYKLELPALTLRDSELVMIASASNISCQVAVPSKGIADIDLEELAPEGEEAIQILLTTKTDQTPEDNFSLKWFLPSLGKYRVVLGEVLLSSLFVQLFGLANPLLIQQIIDKVIINNAPGTLATLGTLLILFAVIEVALQSVRTFLFVDTTNRIDVALGSKVIDHMLKLPLKFFDRRPVGELSNRIGELENIRKFLTGTALTAVLDAVFSLLYVFVMLIYSWQLTLVTVAVIPALIGVTYYFSPKVRKQIQAKSVAAAKTQSHLVEVLSGIQTVKSQGIELRTRWKWQDLYVDYVADGFGNTVIGTANSSISTLINKTSSLMVVWMGAALVVEGKMTMGGMIAFRMIAGFVTSPVLRLSQIWQNFQEINLSMERLGDILNHPQETGVDELKKPTVPNLKGDIEYEDIWFRYNPSAPFLLKGLNLKIPAGSFVAVVGLSGSGKSTATKLLPRLYEAEKGKILVDDMDISKLELYSLRKQIGIVPQDTLLFDGSILENITLTNPSASQMEIDEAVEISCSDEFIRDLPAKFDTKVGERGSNLSGGQRQRLAIARTILQKPSVLIMDEATSALDYQTERKVSENLMNKLKGQTVLYVTHRLSSIVNADIIVLMGSGEVVEMGGHDELLGKKGAYYSLFTQQAAKMS; from the coding sequence ATGACTACGAGTCCTGATTCCAAAAATAGCGTTAATGCGCCAAGAATACTAAAACTACTCAACTACTTTCAACCATTTAAACAGTTAGAGGAAAATGAAAAATCATTTCTTTCGCAGAATTCGGAATTAGTAAGAGGAAAAATTGGACAGACATTACTAAGGGCAGAAGAGACAGCAAACTTTGTTTACCTATTAGTTGAAGGGCGCATAAGGATTGTAGGAAAAGATCTGCGAACTGGGGATATCGAAACAATAGAATTATGTGCACCTGGTCAATCAATTGGCTGGGTTGGAGTACTCAGAGGTCGAAGCTGTGAAACAGCACTATGCTCATCTTCAGTGATTAGCTTACGTATAGATAAACGTGTAATATCGCAAATTTTTTCAAAATCTATTCAAGCAAGAAAGTACTGGAGTAGTCATGCAGCAAAGGCAGAGTTATTTGAAGCCACCTCAACAGTCCTAAAAAGGCATCCAGACTGCAAAATTAGTACCTTGCAAATCATAGATCAAACAATAAAAACATTTAGAGTATGCCTTGCAAATCAAAAAAATGCTGGTGAACTAAGCAAGCTTAATTATTTATGGTACATCAGTGGAGGACAACAACATGGAAAAATCATTGACAAGGATCTGCAAAATCTATTCAAAGAAAAAGCAACCTATCGCTTGGTGGGAATCGATAAGAATGCCCTGAGAGAAGCCTTAAGTGGAACAAAGATAGACGAAGAAAATACAGAAACAACGATTAACCTTTTTGATGAAATCCGGGATTTAGAGGAAACAGATTTAGAGATCGTGGAAGAAGATTACGAGCCAGAATATATAGATGATAAAGAAGAAATAGATCTTACTTATCGGAAAGGAAAGGGGCCCGTTGAGGGCTCTGCAGCATGCCTAAGAATGCTCTGCGAAACAATAGGTGTACCAATAAAGCGAGAGATGATCCTTAGAATCCTCCGCGATCAAACCGAGAGATATGGTGGAATAACACTTCCTCTTGCTGGTGCAATATGCGAAACACTTGGCCTACGTACACAAATCACAAGTTGTAAAACAAGCGAACTCTATAAACTTGAGCTGCCGGCTCTAACATTAAGGGACTCAGAGCTGGTCATGATAGCTTCAGCAAGCAATATAAGCTGCCAAGTTGCTGTGCCAAGTAAAGGTATCGCAGATATTGATCTAGAAGAACTAGCACCCGAGGGAGAAGAAGCAATACAAATCCTTCTAACAACAAAAACAGACCAAACACCTGAAGATAACTTTAGCTTAAAGTGGTTTCTACCCTCTTTAGGGAAGTACAGAGTTGTCCTTGGAGAAGTGTTATTATCCTCGCTATTTGTACAACTCTTTGGCCTAGCCAATCCACTTCTTATTCAACAGATCATTGACAAAGTAATTATCAACAATGCGCCCGGCACACTAGCAACTTTAGGGACATTGCTGATACTTTTTGCGGTCATTGAAGTAGCTTTGCAAAGCGTGAGGACATTTCTATTTGTAGATACAACCAACAGAATTGACGTTGCATTAGGGAGCAAAGTAATCGACCATATGCTTAAACTACCTCTCAAGTTCTTTGACCGAAGGCCAGTCGGTGAATTGTCAAATAGAATCGGTGAACTCGAAAATATTCGAAAGTTTCTAACAGGAACAGCTCTAACTGCCGTTCTTGATGCAGTATTTTCGCTCCTCTATGTGTTTGTAATGCTTATCTATAGCTGGCAGTTAACACTCGTGACAGTTGCAGTGATACCTGCATTGATTGGAGTTACTTACTATTTCTCCCCAAAAGTACGAAAACAAATTCAAGCCAAGTCAGTAGCTGCAGCCAAAACTCAATCTCATTTAGTGGAAGTATTGTCGGGCATACAAACAGTAAAATCTCAAGGTATTGAATTACGAACACGATGGAAATGGCAAGACCTATATGTGGATTATGTGGCTGATGGTTTTGGGAATACAGTAATTGGAACAGCAAATAGTTCGATCAGTACTCTCATTAATAAAACATCGAGCTTGATGGTCGTATGGATGGGCGCTGCACTAGTCGTAGAGGGAAAAATGACAATGGGTGGGATGATTGCTTTTCGAATGATTGCTGGTTTTGTAACCAGTCCAGTGTTGAGACTTTCGCAAATTTGGCAAAACTTTCAGGAAATCAATTTATCAATGGAACGCCTTGGTGATATCCTCAATCACCCGCAAGAAACAGGAGTTGATGAATTAAAAAAGCCAACAGTTCCAAACCTAAAAGGAGACATTGAGTATGAAGACATTTGGTTCCGATACAACCCCTCAGCACCATTTTTATTGAAAGGTTTAAATCTTAAAATACCGGCAGGATCTTTTGTAGCAGTCGTTGGACTAAGCGGATCTGGTAAAAGTACTGCAACCAAGCTCTTGCCAAGGCTTTATGAAGCAGAAAAAGGAAAAATCCTTGTGGACGACATGGATATATCAAAATTAGAACTCTATTCTCTCCGCAAACAAATTGGAATTGTTCCCCAGGATACATTACTATTTGATGGAAGTATTTTGGAAAACATCACACTTACAAACCCTTCGGCCTCACAGATGGAAATCGATGAAGCAGTAGAAATTAGTTGTTCTGATGAATTCATAAGAGATCTTCCCGCCAAGTTTGATACAAAAGTAGGCGAAAGAGGTTCAAATTTATCGGGTGGACAGAGACAGCGATTGGCTATTGCTAGAACCATCCTGCAAAAGCCCAGTGTCTTGATTATGGATGAAGCAACATCAGCTCTCGACTACCAGACAGAAAGAAAAGTGAGTGAAAACCTTATGAATAAACTAAAGGGCCAAACGGTCTTGTATGTGACGCATCGACTATCGTCTATCGTTAACGCCGACATCATCGTTTTGATGGGCTCAGGAGAAGTCGTAGAAATGGGCGGACATGATGAACTTCTCGGAAAAAAAGGTGCCTACTACAGCCTATTTACCCAACAAGCTGCTAAAATGAGTTAA
- a CDS encoding MarR family transcriptional regulator, whose product MEVLKAFSKSEVEIIRLIALHPGVVSSFLEDSLSLDQPHVSKVLKRLLSKGYIRRIKVVSTGKRDLLRYYINPSYGVQSVYSLIDKDMDNLVEAFSTRHSTIYRFLAALYDVDSVAFSAFNAALQEVLLLRQQDDALSSSSSMSCMDDSSARLKHRNRLAVRFWRKARLVDG is encoded by the coding sequence ATGGAAGTTCTGAAAGCTTTTTCTAAGTCCGAGGTCGAAATTATTCGATTAATTGCACTTCATCCAGGCGTGGTTTCTTCTTTTCTTGAGGATTCTTTGTCACTTGACCAGCCTCATGTCTCTAAAGTCTTAAAGAGATTATTGAGTAAGGGTTATATACGTAGAATTAAAGTTGTTTCTACTGGCAAAAGAGATCTACTTCGTTATTATATAAATCCTAGTTATGGAGTCCAGTCTGTCTATTCTCTAATTGACAAAGATATGGACAACCTCGTAGAAGCTTTTTCAACACGTCATAGTACTATTTATAGGTTTTTGGCTGCACTCTATGATGTTGATTCTGTTGCATTCTCTGCTTTCAATGCTGCATTGCAGGAGGTTCTTCTGCTACGGCAACAAGATGATGCATTATCGTCCTCTTCTTCAATGTCATGTATGGATGATTCATCTGCAAGGTTAAAGCATCGGAACCGTTTGGCAGTTAGGTTTTGGCGCAAGGCCAGGTTAGTCGATGGCTAA
- a CDS encoding DUF6447 family protein, with the protein MSRLNMPAMSPAQSKDRRAVLNFEGKRYNLNDMSDELKRLVRGLQTAESQLKHAQDQLRVVAVGRQVLASQLKRKLTEVTPVED; encoded by the coding sequence ATGTCTAGACTGAATATGCCTGCGATGAGCCCAGCACAAAGCAAAGATCGTAGGGCCGTCCTGAATTTTGAAGGGAAACGCTATAACCTTAATGACATGTCTGACGAGCTGAAGAGATTAGTACGTGGCCTTCAAACAGCAGAATCACAACTCAAGCACGCACAAGATCAACTCAGAGTTGTGGCAGTTGGTAGACAAGTTCTTGCCTCACAGCTAAAAAGAAAACTCACCGAAGTAACCCCAGTCGAAGACTAG
- a CDS encoding excalibur calcium-binding domain-containing protein — translation MRFTVLLAAIILIAPGALAQTCKTFSSCEEAVRSYKSGNSRLDRDKDGVPCESLCGKNGERMQ, via the coding sequence ATGCGATTTACAGTCCTTTTGGCAGCGATCATTCTGATTGCACCAGGTGCCCTCGCTCAGACTTGCAAAACCTTCAGCTCCTGTGAAGAAGCTGTTAGGTCTTATAAATCTGGCAACTCAAGGCTTGATCGCGACAAGGATGGAGTTCCCTGCGAAAGCCTCTGTGGCAAAAACGGGGAAAGGATGCAATGA
- a CDS encoding thermonuclease family protein, which produces MKAASAFLLTFCFATSANSATIVSVGDGDTVRVSEGSRRITIRLACIDSPETSQRPWGARSKTLLKQLTPVGSEVTLQVQTTDRFGRTVAELLNSQGNVNQQMVGAGQAFAYRKYLRECDAQKYLQLEEEAKRQGIGVWSVGPAGITRPWDYRRERRSSSTSTNKPRKYRCKEIGSWSRAQQLLSQGHSYLDGDGDGEACESLK; this is translated from the coding sequence ATGAAAGCTGCATCTGCATTCCTTCTCACGTTCTGCTTCGCAACAAGCGCGAACTCAGCAACCATAGTTTCTGTAGGAGACGGAGATACGGTTCGCGTCTCTGAAGGCAGCAGACGAATCACAATCCGGCTCGCTTGCATCGATTCACCGGAGACATCCCAACGACCTTGGGGTGCACGGTCAAAGACATTGCTGAAACAACTAACGCCCGTGGGATCTGAGGTGACTTTGCAGGTCCAGACAACAGACCGATTTGGCAGAACCGTGGCAGAGCTGCTCAACAGCCAAGGCAATGTGAACCAGCAAATGGTCGGCGCTGGACAGGCATTCGCTTACAGGAAGTATCTCCGCGAATGTGATGCTCAGAAGTATCTGCAGCTTGAGGAGGAGGCCAAGCGTCAGGGCATTGGCGTTTGGTCCGTCGGCCCAGCCGGCATCACGCGACCTTGGGACTACCGAAGGGAGAGAAGGAGTAGTTCAACAAGCACTAACAAGCCACGCAAGTACCGCTGTAAAGAGATTGGCTCTTGGAGTCGCGCTCAGCAGCTTTTATCCCAAGGCCACAGTTACCTCGATGGTGATGGTGATGGAGAAGCCTGCGAGTCTCTCAAATAA